The following proteins come from a genomic window of Candidatus Thiodiazotropha sp. CDECU1:
- a CDS encoding phospholipase effector Tle1 domain-containing protein: MQIKGNLIRLFKRQCGVAMTELLVSLPALLLMGLGSLQTALLFDAKIIINSATFEAARKGAVNHAQSDAMRQELGLRLASLFGGDGSAERAMSAITRASLDVQDSRFTEIEIINPTIEAFDEFGRNIVDPRSGDAHFGIPNSHLRWRDPEPGSSGVNIQDANLLKIKVTYGYQLKVPLMDRVIPAVMQFFDPDNFTYYNARRLPITSVATVRMQSDAWRDENNVHMEPPGSGGTPPSAEDDSESSGATPTDEAGQGGDDEEMDDRADTEDTEDTNPPSSGDTQAGDNSDNSDGDDLPPISDNDDLPPISDGDDLPSISDGDDHGPAICEIPETPEDETFSPTSQTSGIAGSHEGNPIHVVTGNKYQQEPDLSPLPGSLGLLFKRHYNSHSKYKGPLGYGWSHSYDLSLQSEGEGYRLRQSDGRVIHFQPTESTDMFTAPRISDGWLRVNEQQLTWHWRDGRQLQFSPTGQLQRLVLANGQTLSLFYNPQGKLFLVRDPQGRELSMDHYPNGRLKAMYDPSGKATRYRYDEVGNLQQVTSHDGATRVYHYTDPHDSHNLTGITDERGVRYATWAYDAKDRAILSTHADQVGQIKLDFSTPGETKVTDSQGKVSTYKTEIRNGVALVTAIHGPGCTSCGQGNISYRYNEGYQIIAKTNSEGTTLHYTRDERGRVTALTKSVDGKEQRVASIKYLAERDLPIEISVPSVKSGADFVREIDYNAQGSPEKVQESGFTPLPEGGFKPITRAVQLDYDSKAQMHAIDGVLSQIEGITQIERDSLGRMKTITNHDGTTQQVSYNAYGKIDEIVFDREHPVTVSYTADLAIASIESQAGTFSYEYDAAGNPLRYTTPDGTELHMEYDPAGRMIKRYNDRLETRFKWTEDNRIEQKSWHVEGRPVSTLNYLYDDQKRLLALKNQSGEIVRQFEYEAGKKLPRSIQAPGKLTTIEYDDFGKLKRLKTSDGLVRRYASESHGKLIAVTNARGNTTRYRYDDFGRVIFTQSPDKGLITYQYDEKDRLIAKTDAAGQRVGFTYNTVGKLAKVRYPDEEVTLTYGQGQLQSLNRHKGHEQWQYDPSGRMTVYTRTYAEHEYTTRYWYDEAGRLEKVGLPGGKKLKYRQDLAKDEMNLSLDGWFRDTDILTIEENSNGSRQMRFGNDVITTYRFNGAKLNSLHTEGIYDYRYQYNDSGAIIGIDDGEQAYARYRYDDAGRLDFAMMPFGLYGYRYDENGNRTEKIVNGTHMHYRYADHSNHIRKASLNSHAIPMVHDSRGNIHQSADAKIGYTANGQPEHISVADKLIASYSYNSRAERTSKTVYGEAGPVTTHYLYENKRLIAEMDEQGEIVRQYLYLGWQPVALLEGGEIYTIHSNHLSAPVAVSDAKGRLVWRAHYAPFGRAHIEDDPDGDQVAFQLNLRLPGQYEDTETGLHYNYYRYYDPETGRYLSSDPLDLNAGMNTYAYAANDPVQNIDPTGLLLFAFDGTGNTNNRNVLNDPDSPGDISNVVRFAESYRSAPGELPATPYIDWDGSTASSRDFYYITGAGVDDPNFGSAPSPDAALGVSLQQRVAHMADYLVQYIEQMEDQGATDPVEIDIVGFSRGAAEARMFANVVDDIIRVAQSGADFSDPTAAEELRYIYENLRREQDPFIDTDTGSAIDADMNRLRAALDYLNRDCNARIDLNLNFIGLFDTVPHYGVLQSNDLQQLRLGIPASADHAAHAVAANEHRSDFAGVSIHDSPATANSATRIERGFIGAHSDIGGGYAEGDLSDVAFMWMVQQAESAGVEMDRSYISGIDWDVVTNPIVHDSVDVCPSSLHCFSGPDRTFMYANSSDIVNQQTWSGAAGDDSMDYAESQPLFDEQFMEDVPCGVSGYSTCREKGVGEGGDRTKVGAIILEDVSNPTEAIDTYNEWLSVHYGLDLDINHSDLRQ; this comes from the coding sequence ATGCAGATCAAAGGGAACTTGATCCGGCTGTTCAAGAGGCAGTGCGGTGTTGCAATGACAGAGCTACTGGTGTCACTACCGGCTCTGCTACTGATGGGCCTGGGTAGCCTTCAGACCGCCCTGCTGTTCGACGCCAAAATCATCATCAACAGCGCCACTTTCGAAGCGGCCCGCAAAGGTGCCGTCAACCATGCCCAGAGTGATGCCATGCGCCAGGAACTGGGCCTGCGTCTGGCCTCCCTGTTCGGCGGCGACGGCAGCGCAGAGAGGGCCATGTCAGCCATCACCCGCGCCAGCCTCGACGTGCAGGACAGTCGCTTCACCGAGATCGAAATCATCAACCCCACCATCGAGGCCTTCGATGAGTTCGGTCGTAATATCGTTGATCCCCGTAGTGGTGATGCCCACTTTGGCATCCCCAACAGTCACCTGCGCTGGCGCGATCCTGAGCCCGGCAGCAGCGGGGTCAACATCCAGGACGCCAACCTTTTGAAGATCAAGGTCACCTACGGCTACCAACTCAAGGTGCCGCTGATGGACCGGGTCATCCCCGCCGTGATGCAATTCTTCGATCCAGATAATTTCACCTACTATAACGCCCGGCGCTTACCGATCACCTCGGTGGCGACGGTACGCATGCAGTCGGATGCCTGGCGGGATGAGAACAATGTCCATATGGAGCCACCGGGTAGTGGCGGTACCCCGCCATCCGCAGAGGATGATTCGGAGTCAAGTGGTGCCACCCCAACTGACGAAGCGGGTCAGGGTGGTGACGATGAGGAGATGGATGATAGGGCTGATACAGAGGATACAGAAGATACGAATCCCCCATCATCTGGCGATACCCAAGCTGGTGACAATAGCGACAACAGTGATGGCGATGATCTGCCGCCAATCAGTGATAACGATGATCTGCCACCGATCAGTGATGGAGACGATCTCCCGTCAATCAGCGATGGTGATGATCACGGTCCAGCCATTTGTGAAATACCCGAGACACCTGAGGATGAAACCTTCAGCCCCACCTCTCAGACCAGCGGCATCGCCGGCAGCCACGAAGGCAATCCGATCCATGTGGTCACCGGCAATAAATACCAGCAAGAGCCTGATCTCAGCCCCTTGCCCGGCTCTCTGGGTCTGCTATTCAAGCGCCACTACAACAGCCACAGCAAATACAAAGGTCCCCTGGGCTACGGCTGGAGCCACAGCTACGACCTGAGTCTCCAATCGGAAGGTGAGGGCTACCGCTTGCGCCAGAGTGACGGCCGGGTGATCCATTTCCAACCCACTGAAAGCACAGATATGTTCACAGCCCCCCGCATCAGCGACGGCTGGCTGCGGGTCAATGAGCAACAGCTCACCTGGCACTGGCGGGATGGGCGGCAGCTCCAGTTCAGCCCGACGGGCCAGCTACAGCGTCTCGTACTGGCCAACGGTCAGACCCTGAGCCTCTTCTACAACCCTCAAGGGAAGCTCTTCCTGGTGCGTGATCCCCAAGGCCGGGAATTGAGCATGGATCACTACCCCAATGGCCGTCTCAAGGCCATGTATGATCCGAGTGGCAAGGCAACTCGCTACCGCTATGATGAGGTTGGCAACCTGCAACAGGTCACCAGCCACGACGGCGCCACCCGGGTCTACCATTACACTGATCCCCACGACAGCCACAACCTCACTGGCATCACCGATGAGCGGGGTGTGCGCTACGCCACCTGGGCCTACGACGCCAAGGATCGGGCGATCCTCTCCACCCATGCCGATCAGGTGGGCCAGATCAAACTCGACTTCAGTACCCCCGGCGAAACAAAAGTCACCGACAGCCAGGGCAAGGTCAGTACCTACAAGACTGAGATCAGAAACGGCGTGGCCCTGGTCACCGCCATTCATGGGCCCGGCTGCACCAGCTGTGGCCAAGGCAATATAAGCTACCGCTACAACGAGGGTTACCAGATCATCGCAAAGACCAACAGTGAGGGTACTACCCTGCACTACACACGCGATGAAAGGGGGCGTGTCACAGCGCTGACCAAATCGGTCGATGGCAAAGAGCAGCGGGTGGCAAGCATCAAGTATCTTGCGGAGCGGGATCTGCCGATCGAGATCAGTGTGCCGAGTGTAAAATCCGGTGCCGATTTTGTCAGGGAAATAGACTACAACGCTCAGGGTAGCCCGGAGAAAGTCCAGGAGAGCGGCTTTACCCCGCTGCCTGAAGGGGGATTCAAGCCGATTACACGTGCTGTGCAACTGGATTACGATAGTAAAGCACAGATGCACGCAATCGATGGTGTCTTGAGCCAGATAGAGGGCATCACCCAGATCGAAAGAGATTCCCTGGGACGCATGAAGACAATAACCAACCATGACGGCACCACCCAGCAGGTTTCATACAACGCATATGGCAAGATCGATGAGATAGTGTTTGACAGAGAGCATCCGGTAACGGTCTCCTACACAGCCGATCTCGCCATTGCATCGATAGAAAGTCAGGCTGGAACATTCAGCTATGAATACGATGCCGCGGGTAATCCGTTGCGCTACACAACCCCGGACGGAACCGAACTCCATATGGAATACGACCCGGCGGGGCGGATGATCAAGCGTTATAACGACCGCCTGGAAACCCGTTTCAAATGGACCGAGGACAACAGAATCGAGCAAAAATCCTGGCATGTCGAAGGGAGGCCCGTCTCCACGCTGAACTATCTTTATGACGATCAGAAACGCTTGCTCGCCCTGAAGAACCAGTCCGGCGAGATTGTTCGCCAGTTCGAGTATGAGGCAGGAAAAAAACTACCCAGAAGCATACAAGCGCCAGGCAAGCTGACCACCATCGAATACGACGACTTCGGCAAACTCAAGCGGCTCAAAACCTCGGATGGCTTAGTCCGGCGCTATGCCAGCGAAAGTCACGGCAAACTGATTGCCGTCACCAATGCACGCGGCAACACCACTCGCTACCGGTACGACGATTTCGGGCGGGTGATATTCACGCAAAGCCCGGACAAGGGGCTAATCACCTATCAATATGACGAAAAAGACAGACTGATCGCCAAAACCGACGCGGCGGGGCAGCGGGTAGGGTTTACATACAATACCGTTGGTAAACTGGCGAAGGTACGCTACCCGGACGAAGAGGTGACCCTGACCTACGGCCAAGGTCAGCTGCAATCCCTCAATCGCCACAAAGGCCACGAACAGTGGCAATATGATCCAAGTGGCCGCATGACTGTCTATACCCGAACCTATGCAGAACATGAATACACCACACGCTACTGGTATGACGAGGCGGGCCGTCTCGAAAAGGTTGGACTGCCGGGTGGGAAAAAGCTCAAATACCGTCAAGACTTGGCAAAAGATGAGATGAACCTGTCCCTTGACGGATGGTTCCGGGATACAGATATCCTCACAATAGAGGAGAACAGCAATGGATCGCGTCAAATGCGCTTCGGCAACGACGTGATCACAACCTACCGTTTTAATGGCGCGAAACTCAACAGCCTGCATACCGAAGGCATCTACGACTATCGCTACCAATACAACGACAGCGGCGCCATAATCGGCATCGACGATGGGGAACAGGCCTATGCCCGCTATCGCTACGATGACGCAGGCCGCCTCGACTTTGCCATGATGCCCTTCGGGCTCTACGGTTACCGCTACGATGAAAACGGTAATCGCACCGAAAAAATAGTCAATGGCACCCACATGCACTACCGTTATGCGGATCACAGCAACCATATAAGAAAGGCATCGCTCAATAGCCATGCGATACCGATGGTCCACGATAGCAGGGGCAACATCCACCAGAGCGCGGATGCCAAGATAGGCTATACCGCCAACGGCCAGCCCGAGCATATCTCGGTGGCGGACAAATTGATCGCCAGCTACAGCTACAACAGTCGCGCCGAACGAACCAGTAAGACAGTCTATGGCGAGGCCGGTCCGGTCACCACCCACTACCTCTACGAAAACAAGCGCCTGATCGCCGAGATGGACGAGCAGGGAGAGATCGTCCGCCAATACCTCTACCTGGGCTGGCAACCGGTGGCCCTGCTGGAAGGGGGAGAGATCTACACCATCCATAGCAACCACCTGAGTGCGCCGGTGGCGGTGAGCGACGCCAAGGGCCGGCTCGTCTGGCGCGCCCACTACGCCCCCTTCGGTCGCGCCCACATAGAGGACGACCCGGACGGTGACCAAGTGGCGTTCCAGCTCAACCTGCGGCTCCCCGGTCAATACGAAGACACCGAGACCGGGCTCCACTACAACTACTATCGCTACTACGACCCTGAGACAGGCCGCTACCTCAGCAGCGACCCGCTGGATCTGAACGCTGGTATGAACACTTACGCCTACGCAGCCAACGACCCGGTGCAAAACATCGACCCCACCGGCTTGCTGCTGTTCGCTTTCGACGGCACCGGCAACACCAATAACCGGAATGTTCTGAATGATCCCGACAGTCCGGGTGACATCTCCAACGTGGTGCGGTTCGCCGAGAGCTACCGCAGCGCCCCCGGTGAACTGCCTGCCACCCCCTACATCGACTGGGATGGCAGCACGGCATCCAGCCGGGATTTCTACTACATTACCGGCGCCGGCGTGGACGACCCGAATTTTGGCAGTGCGCCATCACCAGATGCAGCATTAGGCGTCAGCCTGCAACAGAGGGTCGCCCACATGGCCGACTATCTGGTGCAGTATATCGAACAGATGGAAGACCAGGGTGCCACCGACCCGGTGGAGATCGACATCGTCGGCTTCTCCCGCGGTGCGGCGGAGGCCCGCATGTTCGCCAATGTGGTGGATGACATCATTCGGGTCGCCCAGTCCGGCGCCGATTTCAGCGATCCGACAGCTGCCGAAGAACTCCGATATATCTACGAAAACCTGAGACGGGAACAGGATCCATTCATTGATACTGACACCGGATCAGCCATCGATGCCGACATGAACCGGCTGAGAGCGGCCCTCGACTACCTCAACCGGGACTGCAACGCGAGGATCGACCTTAACCTCAACTTCATCGGCCTGTTCGACACCGTGCCACACTATGGGGTTTTACAGAGCAACGATCTGCAGCAGTTGCGCCTGGGCATACCGGCAAGTGCCGACCATGCCGCCCACGCCGTGGCGGCCAACGAACACCGGTCCGACTTCGCGGGGGTCTCCATACACGATTCCCCGGCGACGGCCAACAGCGCCACCCGCATCGAGCGTGGCTTCATCGGCGCCCACTCGGATATCGGTGGTGGCTACGCGGAGGGCGACCTGTCGGATGTGGCGTTTATGTGGATGGTGCAGCAGGCGGAGAGTGCAGGGGTGGAGATGGATAGAAGCTATATATCTGGAATAGACTGGGATGTCGTGACCAATCCTATCGTCCATGACAGTGTGGATGTCTGTCCGTCATCACTACACTGTTTCTCCGGTCCCGATCGGACGTTTATGTACGCCAACAGCAGTGATATCGTCAACCAGCAGACATGGTCGGGTGCGGCCGGAGATGACAGCATGGACTATGCGGAGTCCCAACCGTTATTTGATGAGCAGTTTATGGAGGATGTTCCCTGTGGAGTAAGTGGGTATAGCACCTGCCGCGAAAAGGGGGTGGGTGAAGGTGGTGATCGAACTAAAGTAGGTGCAATCATCCTCGAAGATGTCAGCAACCCGACGGAAGCAATTGATACCTATAATGAATGGTTGTCCGTACACTATGGTCTTGACCTAGACATTAACCACAGCGATTTACGCCAATGA
- a CDS encoding Tad domain-containing protein, translating to MKIYKPRNREVGQAMPLGIAFLMSSILLCLVLFNTGQTASERSRLINTADAAVYSGLIWQARALNFQAYTNRAMVANQVSIGQLVSLTSWTQYAHVLARNIDYITEYFPVVEPYIEAAERITESIDDVMVNVAETFIPVIDSINGILTRIQQAVYVASFAATPAIVREVVEENDERYNVTTDYAVIGLGENIVAWQNLVRHYEDEDGLQRKADVVNRSKDEFTNGRDLGTSQLLPETPDVLNLGATRLWLRKEGRTNLISEAEGGSTQWEWKGKDTFSLHREDLRLTRRGPRWVHREIPLGWGSRYVNGDFECELEQETGRSWPWRNSYDGCPRYTRENRRAEMMANRAQEELDAEYNGIRAYNDLRNLSRQNRDPRVALRLEVELPQSDIRTASKIDGLGSDSVPEEELRNGIGEGVFGTEDQMAGEGMAVIASGELFFHPPDDYIPARRRGRYEIANLFSPYWEVRLTDTPMERVFMSWALRDENLLTDGASGISAGIEHYFHERQEELTRLRDLELSLQDQMNNTVDADRRAELEAELVSVNDQISHLESTTSNPQMLPEGLQQEMNQGTAQAAQVQVDQYAQLTQEYAEEAGEVTIDQFEDEVVDQITGQMQETLEAAVDNAVESVRNSLW from the coding sequence CCTTGGTATAGCCTTTCTCATGTCTTCAATATTATTGTGCCTGGTGCTTTTCAATACCGGTCAGACGGCCTCAGAAAGATCGCGTCTTATCAATACAGCGGATGCGGCAGTCTATAGTGGCCTCATATGGCAGGCACGTGCCCTCAACTTCCAGGCCTATACCAATCGGGCAATGGTGGCCAATCAGGTCTCGATTGGGCAATTGGTGAGTCTGACCTCCTGGACACAATATGCGCATGTCCTTGCTCGGAATATCGATTACATAACTGAGTATTTCCCGGTTGTCGAGCCATACATCGAGGCAGCGGAGAGGATAACTGAATCAATCGATGATGTTATGGTGAATGTAGCTGAGACCTTTATCCCGGTCATCGACAGCATTAATGGTATATTGACCAGGATTCAGCAGGCAGTCTATGTGGCGAGCTTTGCTGCAACGCCTGCCATTGTAAGAGAGGTGGTCGAGGAAAATGATGAGCGTTACAACGTAACTACAGATTATGCGGTAATTGGTTTGGGCGAAAACATTGTCGCGTGGCAAAACCTGGTAAGGCACTATGAAGATGAGGATGGATTGCAGCGAAAAGCGGATGTTGTCAATCGGTCAAAAGATGAATTCACCAACGGAAGAGATCTTGGAACAAGTCAACTGCTACCTGAAACGCCAGATGTACTGAATCTTGGTGCAACGCGATTATGGTTAAGAAAAGAGGGTAGAACAAACTTGATATCAGAAGCCGAAGGCGGTTCTACACAATGGGAGTGGAAGGGTAAGGATACGTTTTCCCTGCATAGAGAAGACCTGAGGTTAACCCGTAGAGGTCCAAGGTGGGTTCATCGTGAAATTCCTCTGGGCTGGGGGTCTCGCTATGTCAACGGTGATTTTGAATGTGAACTAGAACAAGAAACAGGACGTTCGTGGCCGTGGCGCAATTCCTATGACGGCTGTCCGCGATATACCCGTGAAAATAGGCGGGCCGAGATGATGGCCAACCGGGCACAGGAAGAGCTGGATGCCGAGTATAACGGTATACGTGCCTACAATGACTTGAGAAACTTGAGTCGGCAGAATAGAGACCCCCGAGTAGCATTGCGCTTGGAAGTGGAACTACCCCAATCCGATATCAGAACTGCATCGAAGATCGATGGTTTGGGATCCGATTCCGTACCTGAAGAAGAATTGAGGAACGGAATTGGCGAAGGGGTGTTTGGCACTGAAGATCAGATGGCGGGTGAAGGTATGGCAGTAATCGCCAGTGGCGAGCTCTTCTTTCATCCTCCCGATGATTATATTCCAGCAAGAAGGCGAGGACGATATGAAATCGCAAATCTTTTCAGCCCCTATTGGGAAGTGCGTCTGACTGATACACCTATGGAACGAGTATTCATGTCCTGGGCATTACGAGATGAAAACCTGTTGACCGATGGTGCATCTGGCATATCGGCGGGTATCGAGCACTACTTTCACGAAAGGCAGGAGGAACTCACCCGGTTGAGAGATTTGGAACTCTCTCTCCAGGATCAGATGAATAATACAGTGGATGCAGACAGACGTGCAGAGTTGGAAGCTGAACTTGTTTCGGTCAATGATCAGATTTCACACCTGGAATCAACCACAAGTAACCCCCAGATGCTGCCCGAAGGCCTGCAACAAGAGATGAATCAGGGCACCGCACAAGCGGCGCAAGTTCAAGTCGACCAGTATGCGCAGTTGACCCAAGAGTATGCCGAGGAAGCGGGAGAAGTGACAATCGATCAATTTGAAGATGAGGTAGTTGATCAGATAACGGGACAGATGCAAGAGACGCTTGAAGCGGCTGTAGATAATGCCGTGGAGAGTGTGCGGAACTCATTATGGTAG
- the msrB gene encoding peptide-methionine (R)-S-oxide reductase MsrB, with protein sequence MKRRSLIKLLGAAALLPVVGQSVLARQDEKMTQIEKLDLTDAQWRERLTPEQYHILREEGTERPGTSELLNEKREGVFACAGCDNHLFASSTKYESGTGWPSFFDYLPGALGTKKDYKLIWPRTEYHCARCGGHHGHVFNDGPEPTGLRYCNNGIALKFIPAKA encoded by the coding sequence ATGAAGCGAAGAAGTTTGATTAAGCTGTTGGGTGCGGCGGCCTTGTTGCCGGTCGTGGGTCAGTCGGTATTAGCCAGACAGGATGAGAAGATGACGCAGATAGAAAAGTTGGATCTGACCGATGCACAATGGCGGGAGAGATTGACCCCTGAGCAGTATCATATCCTGCGGGAAGAGGGTACGGAGCGGCCGGGGACCAGTGAGTTGTTGAACGAGAAGCGTGAGGGTGTCTTCGCCTGCGCGGGTTGCGACAACCATCTGTTTGCCTCGTCCACCAAGTATGAGAGCGGCACCGGGTGGCCGAGCTTTTTCGATTATCTGCCTGGCGCCCTGGGTACCAAGAAGGATTACAAGCTGATCTGGCCCCGTACCGAGTACCATTGCGCCCGCTGTGGCGGTCACCATGGGCATGTGTTCAATGACGGGCCGGAACCCACCGGGCTGCGCTACTGCAACAACGGCATCGCCCTGAAATTCATACCCGCGAAAGCATGA